The following proteins come from a genomic window of Phycisphaerae bacterium:
- a CDS encoding sigma-70 family RNA polymerase sigma factor, with translation MFADFTKDAEAALIAQVKSNSRLFFRLAYGVVRDVQAAEDVCQQAFLRAWELRGRIRDMEAMRAWLAKVVVNESLVVVRRRKSEQRARNLYPVPDEDCRQPCERAEFRERLQDALDQLPEQTRMVVVLRLLDGMSGNEVKSLLGCSASEVSRRLHQGMERLRGLLAGQYAAD, from the coding sequence GTGTTCGCGGATTTCACGAAGGACGCCGAGGCAGCACTTATTGCTCAGGTCAAAAGCAATAGTCGCCTGTTTTTCCGCTTGGCCTACGGGGTTGTGCGTGATGTTCAAGCTGCCGAGGATGTCTGCCAGCAGGCTTTTCTACGGGCCTGGGAGCTCCGCGGCCGGATCCGCGATATGGAGGCCATGCGGGCCTGGCTGGCCAAGGTGGTGGTGAATGAGAGTCTGGTCGTGGTTCGACGACGCAAGAGTGAACAACGTGCCAGGAACCTGTATCCGGTGCCCGACGAGGATTGTCGACAACCGTGCGAGCGAGCCGAGTTCCGGGAACGACTGCAGGATGCGCTTGATCAATTGCCGGAGCAGACGCGAATGGTTGTCGTGTTGCGGCTGTTGGACGGCATGAGCGGCAACGAAGTGAAATCACTGCTGGGTTGCAGCGCCTCCGAGGTCTCCAGGCGGCTTCATCAAGGAATGGAACGTCTTCGGGGTTTGTTGGCCGGTCAGTACGCCGCAGATTGA
- a CDS encoding CsgG/HfaB family protein: MRTIAVFTSVLAVTVMLLVVPPALAAESRPSVTAEATASRPAGQEDGREASRPLTVAILDFGAKDPAMPDLGPQIGEVLTAVLSGEPGFTLVDRATLARALQEHELNLSGVVSTEQAVQVGKLVGARILVTGKAFMLGKQVFITAKLIGTETSLVEGVLVKDESGADVGNLVVSLATEIADRLRKAGPRLVASDDGIDPLPKLKKELAGRPKPKVVVIITEEHMRAAPLVQPVDPAVETEVKMMLRECGFDIPDVPQNELADWARAIRKEDVQSWPRGLQDADLIITGEAFSEFAARIGNLVSCSARAEINMIGRKDGKIILAQRETTRAVDLSENIAGKKALEKAGRVMGVRLLEHFNKTLPARNDAAADPEKK, from the coding sequence ATGAGAACAATAGCCGTTTTCACAAGCGTGTTGGCTGTGACTGTGATGTTGCTTGTCGTGCCGCCCGCCCTGGCCGCGGAGTCGCGCCCCTCGGTGACGGCGGAGGCGACGGCCTCGCGGCCTGCGGGCCAGGAGGATGGGCGTGAAGCTTCTCGCCCGCTGACCGTTGCGATTCTCGACTTTGGCGCAAAGGACCCTGCCATGCCCGACCTAGGGCCGCAGATCGGCGAGGTTCTGACGGCCGTGCTTTCGGGTGAGCCGGGCTTCACCCTGGTGGACCGGGCCACGCTGGCTCGGGCGCTGCAGGAGCACGAATTGAACCTGTCGGGGGTGGTCAGCACGGAGCAGGCCGTCCAGGTGGGCAAGCTGGTCGGGGCGCGGATTCTGGTGACCGGCAAGGCGTTCATGCTCGGCAAGCAGGTGTTCATCACCGCCAAGCTGATCGGGACCGAGACGTCCCTGGTCGAGGGGGTACTGGTCAAAGATGAGAGTGGCGCGGACGTGGGCAATCTGGTCGTTTCGCTGGCCACCGAGATTGCCGACCGCTTGCGAAAGGCCGGCCCCAGGCTGGTGGCCAGTGATGATGGAATCGATCCGCTCCCCAAGCTGAAGAAGGAGCTGGCTGGTCGTCCCAAGCCGAAGGTTGTGGTGATCATCACTGAGGAACACATGAGGGCCGCCCCACTCGTGCAGCCCGTGGACCCGGCCGTCGAGACCGAGGTCAAGATGATGCTCCGCGAGTGCGGCTTCGACATTCCGGACGTGCCCCAGAACGAACTGGCCGACTGGGCCAGGGCCATTCGCAAGGAGGATGTGCAGTCGTGGCCTCGCGGCCTGCAAGACGCCGACCTGATCATCACCGGCGAGGCCTTCAGCGAGTTCGCCGCCCGAATCGGCAACCTGGTGAGTTGCTCGGCCCGCGCCGAGATCAACATGATCGGCCGCAAGGACGGTAAGATCATCCTCGCCCAGCGCGAAACCACCCGCGCCGTCGACCTCTCGGAGAACATCGCCGGCAAGAAGGCCCTGGAAAAGGCCGGCCGGGTAATGGGCGTCCGGCTGCTGGAGCACTTCAACAAGACGCTGCCGGCTCGCAACGACGCAGCCGCGGATCCGGAAAAGAAGTGA